The Rhodobacter sp. genome segment CTGGCGTGCCTCGAACTCGTCGCGCTCGGCATAGGCGGTCGCCTGGTCGGCGTCCTCGTCCTCGAGCCAGTCCTGCCAGCTCGACGACCCCTCCTCGCCGCCCACCGTCACGTTGAGCGACGCGTCGGACCCCGCCAGACGGCGGTTCATATCGACCACTTCCTGCTCGCTGACGCTCAGGTCAGCGGCCAGTTTCCGGACGTTTTCGGGGCGCAGGTCGCCCTCCTCGATGGCGCCGATCCGCGCCTTGGCCTTGCGCAGGTTGAAGAACAGCTTCTTCTGCGCGCTGGTGGTTCCCAGTTTCACCATCGACCACGACCGCAGGATGTATTCCTGGATCGAGGCCCGGATCCACCACATGGCATAGGTCGCCAGCCGGAACCCCTTTTCCGGATCGAACCGCTTGACGGCCTGCATCAGACCGACATTCGCCTCCGAGATCACCTCGGCCTGGGGCAGGCCATAGCCGCGGTAGCCCATGGCGATCTTGGCCGCCAGCCGCAGGTGGCTGGTGACCAGCTTGTGCGCCGCGCCGGTGTCCTGACGGTCCACCCAGCGTTTGGCCAGCATGTATTCCTCTTCGGGCTCCAGCAGCGGAAAGCGCCGGATTTCCTGAAGATAGCGGTTCAACCCCT includes the following:
- the rpoH gene encoding RNA polymerase sigma factor RpoH, with translation MTSYANLPAPSPEQGLNRYLQEIRRFPLLEPEEEYMLAKRWVDRQDTGAAHKLVTSHLRLAAKIAMGYRGYGLPQAEVISEANVGLMQAVKRFDPEKGFRLATYAMWWIRASIQEYILRSWSMVKLGTTSAQKKLFFNLRKAKARIGAIEEGDLRPENVRKLAADLSVSEQEVVDMNRRLAGSDASLNVTVGGEEGSSSWQDWLEDEDADQATAYAERDEFEARQAMLMEAMEVLNERERDILTERRLAEPAVTLEDLSAKYGVSRERIRQIEVRAFEKLQDRMREIAVEKGMVSV